The following DNA comes from Verrucomicrobiia bacterium.
TCGTAGGCCGTGAAACGGAAGCTGTACACATGGATCAGCCGGGCCTCCCGCTGCACCTCGATGCCGCGCCGCGCCATCTTGTAGAGCGGCACCCCCTTCACCTTCACCGCCGAAACCATCGGCGGGGTTTGCAGGATGTCCCCCACGAATCCGCCCGCCGCCTCGTTCAGGATGTCCACCGTCAATGGCGGTACCGGCAGCGACATGGTGAGTTCGCCGTCCGCATCGTAGCTGTTGGTGGCCTCGCCAAACTTGATCCGTCCCGAATAGACCTTGTCGGAGGCCATCAGGGAGTCGGAGAGCTTGGTGGCACGGCCCAGCACGATCACCAGCAGTCCGGTCGCCATCGGGTCGAGCGTGCCGCAGTGTCCCACCTTCTTGACGCCGAGATGCCGCCGCAGCCGGTCCACCACGTCGTGCGAAGTCATGCCCGCCGGCTTGTCCACCAGCAGCGCGCCGTCGAGTCCGTCCGAAGAGGAAATCGGGGTCATGGGGATCGTCGGGCAGCCCGGTCAATGGCCTGCCGGAGGGCGCGCAGCATCTTCCGCTGCACGGCCAGGCGGGTGCCCGTCAGACGCGCCCCCGCCGCCGCCTTGTGCCCGCCCCCGCCGAACTGCTGCGCCACGGCGTTCACATCCACGCCGTCGCTTTTCGAGCGGAGGCTCACCCGGACCACGCCGTCCTCCTGCTCCTCGAAGACGCAGGCGACAATGACCGGTTCGATGGCCCGGATGTGGT
Coding sequences within:
- the truB gene encoding tRNA pseudouridine(55) synthase TruB, which encodes MTPISSSDGLDGALLVDKPAGMTSHDVVDRLRRHLGVKKVGHCGTLDPMATGLLVIVLGRATKLSDSLMASDKVYSGRIKFGEATNSYDADGELTMSLPVPPLTVDILNEAAGGFVGDILQTPPMVSAVKVKGVPLYKMARRGIEVQREARLIHVYSFRFTAYEEPVGAFRLACTKGTYVRSIAHELGERVGCGAHLCGLRRLDSGRFGVDEAMTLDGLLALAPAELKARVIPFVKLVRA